One segment of Niabella beijingensis DNA contains the following:
- a CDS encoding SymE family type I addiction module toxin — MAIIATMKNSATIKRMRKLKIYDRAIVYNSTLWSGYIINHYPEIRLMGKWLLDCGFKCGQHIDITIAENKLIIVPACFEPERG, encoded by the coding sequence ATGGCAATTATTGCAACCATGAAAAACAGCGCCACCATCAAAAGAATGCGTAAGCTGAAGATATATGACCGGGCAATTGTGTATAACTCCACCCTTTGGAGCGGGTACATAATTAATCATTACCCGGAAATACGTCTTATGGGCAAATGGCTTTTGGATTGTGGCTTTAAGTGCGGCCAGCATATAGATATAACGATTGCAGAAAACAAGCTCATTATAGTTCCGGCATGTTTTGAACCGGAAAGGGGGTGA
- a CDS encoding sodium:solute symporter family protein: MIDTIVVIVFSVFILLVGISFSRTGRNLKSFFAGGEAVPWFIGGLSLFMSFFSAGTFVAWGAIAYQHGWVAVTIQWTMCIGALVTGLYLAPKWKATGNLTAAEFIKMRLGPGVQKSYIYIFTIVSVFIKGSVLYSVAKLVSASLGYPLIPVTVILGILMISYTAVGGLWAVMVTDILQFVVLTAAVLIILPLVFHETGGVQQFIDKAPDHFFNLVNGEYSWGFIFAFALYHIFYIGGNWTFVQRYTSVDSPKSASKVAYLFAGLYILSPIIWMLPPMAYQVIHPGLSGLDAENAYIMVCKQVLPAGLLGLMLTGMYFSTSASANTALNVVSAVFTNDIYKGSINPGASDKKLMFVARASSWFFGIFMILIAIGVPYIGGIVEFTLSVGAITGGPLLLPPIWALFSKRLSGKATIYITVLSLAVNLLFKMVIPFINQYKLSRANEMLLGVLLPLIALAVYEFIAMRKQRISTDYTAYLDYKQNKKKEAAVQNEEEARLVKQQNIFGLKMIAFSLAFMAVLMLVLAFITSKGRTLVAIIAVLILAGALIPWRASKKGKDN; the protein is encoded by the coding sequence ATGATAGATACAATAGTGGTTATCGTATTTTCTGTTTTTATTTTGCTGGTGGGCATCAGTTTTTCCCGTACCGGAAGAAACCTGAAGTCCTTTTTTGCAGGGGGAGAGGCGGTGCCCTGGTTCATTGGCGGACTGTCGCTGTTCATGAGCTTTTTTTCTGCCGGAACATTTGTTGCCTGGGGCGCCATTGCATACCAGCACGGATGGGTGGCGGTTACCATACAATGGACCATGTGCATCGGTGCGCTGGTAACGGGTCTGTACCTGGCGCCCAAATGGAAGGCCACCGGAAACCTTACGGCAGCGGAGTTCATCAAGATGCGGCTGGGGCCTGGTGTTCAAAAAAGCTATATCTACATTTTTACCATTGTTTCGGTATTTATAAAAGGATCGGTACTTTATTCGGTGGCAAAGCTGGTGTCTGCATCACTGGGGTATCCCCTTATTCCGGTTACGGTCATACTGGGCATCCTGATGATCTCCTACACCGCGGTTGGCGGCCTGTGGGCGGTAATGGTAACGGATATATTGCAGTTTGTGGTATTGACTGCTGCCGTGCTGATCATACTGCCCCTGGTATTTCATGAAACAGGCGGCGTGCAACAGTTTATTGATAAAGCGCCCGATCATTTCTTTAACCTGGTGAACGGCGAATACAGCTGGGGCTTCATTTTTGCATTCGCGCTCTACCATATATTTTACATCGGAGGTAACTGGACTTTTGTGCAACGATATACCAGTGTGGATAGCCCCAAAAGTGCCTCGAAAGTGGCCTACCTGTTTGCGGGGCTTTATATCTTAAGTCCCATCATCTGGATGTTGCCGCCCATGGCTTACCAGGTGATCCATCCCGGTCTGTCGGGTTTGGATGCGGAGAATGCATACATCATGGTTTGTAAACAGGTATTGCCGGCGGGCCTGCTGGGCCTGATGTTGACGGGCATGTATTTTTCCACCTCTGCCTCTGCCAATACCGCGCTGAATGTGGTATCTGCGGTATTTACCAATGATATTTATAAGGGATCCATCAATCCCGGGGCCTCCGATAAAAAACTGATGTTTGTGGCCCGGGCCTCCTCCTGGTTCTTCGGAATTTTTATGATCCTGATCGCCATTGGGGTGCCGTATATCGGCGGAATCGTGGAGTTTACGCTCAGCGTGGGCGCGATTACAGGCGGACCGCTACTGCTACCACCCATCTGGGCCCTGTTCTCCAAAAGGCTGTCGGGGAAGGCCACCATCTATATTACAGTACTGAGTCTTGCGGTGAACCTGCTGTTTAAAATGGTGATCCCGTTTATCAATCAGTATAAATTGTCGAGGGCCAATGAAATGCTGCTGGGTGTACTGTTGCCGCTGATTGCGCTGGCCGTGTATGAATTTATTGCAATGCGAAAACAACGGATCAGTACCGACTACACGGCATACCTGGATTACAAACAAAACAAAAAAAAGGAAGCCGCCGTACAGAATGAGGAAGAGGCCCGGCTTGTAAAACAACAAAACATATTCGGGTTAAAGATGATCGCTTTTTCGCTGGCGTTTATGGCGGTGTTGATGCTGGTACTGGCATTTATTACCTCAAAGGGCAGGACACTGGTGGCCATCATCGCGGTACTCATCCTGGCAGGGGCCCTTATACCCTGGCGGGCATCAAAGAAAGGGAAAGACAACTGA
- a CDS encoding FAD-dependent oxidoreductase has product MIIKDAATKRELKKELIEKDLVIVGGGMSGVCGAITAARQGLRVLLVQDRPVLGGNASSEVRLWILGATSHMGNNNRWSREGGVIDEILVENTHRNPEGNPVILDMILLDKVTQEPNITLLLNTAVYEVMKTDADHISALKAFCSQNATEYELRAPLFCDASGDGIVGFLSGAAFRMGAENRETFNEPMAPDMSYGELLGHSLYFYTKDTGKPVAFHPPAFAMDVQKEIPRYRSFNAKEHGCKLWWVEYGGRLDTVHDTEQIKWELWKVIYGVWDYIKNSGEFPEAATYTLEWVGMIPGKRESRRFEGDYMLSQTDLIEQRIHPDAVAYGGWSIDLHPADGVFSERSPCNQWHSKGLFQIPYRCLYSRNIKNLFLAGRIISVSHVAFGATRVMATSAYTGQAVAVAAALCARLQKEPQELLEAPHMATLQKELMKTGQYIPGKKLRDEEDLALRSTVTASSSINFSGFDQRELMYKPLTISAGQLIPVTSGTLPAFRLPVRADAPTELTVEIRSSSRPGGFTPDKILFRKQLSLSAGDTVIEINSGLQLDRPQYLFLCFMKNEAVEIAYSAQRITGFVSVFNGVNKAVSNNGKQQAPEGSGVDTFEFWCPQRRPEGQNLALTFSDPVFVPGISALTNGVDRPTDQPNAWIADPADAHPSVSLDWSVPQQIRKIHLAFDTDFDHAMESVLMTHPETTMPFCVQRYQVEDEGGNIVYQKEANFQTQHTIVFEQPVTTKRLTIRMEHPSGQVPAALFSVRCYAE; this is encoded by the coding sequence ATGATCATTAAAGATGCAGCAACGAAGCGGGAGCTGAAAAAAGAGCTTATTGAGAAAGACCTTGTTATTGTGGGAGGGGGAATGTCTGGTGTATGCGGCGCCATAACGGCCGCCCGGCAGGGGCTCCGGGTATTGCTGGTACAGGACCGTCCTGTTCTGGGAGGCAATGCATCCAGTGAGGTACGGTTGTGGATTTTGGGGGCTACGTCCCATATGGGCAATAACAACCGGTGGAGCCGGGAAGGAGGCGTGATTGACGAGATCCTGGTGGAAAATACGCACCGGAATCCGGAGGGCAACCCCGTAATACTAGATATGATCCTGTTAGATAAGGTAACACAGGAACCCAATATTACCTTATTGCTGAATACGGCGGTTTATGAAGTGATGAAGACGGATGCAGACCATATTTCCGCACTGAAGGCCTTTTGCAGTCAGAACGCCACTGAATATGAATTACGGGCGCCGCTGTTCTGTGATGCTTCGGGAGATGGGATCGTCGGATTTCTTTCAGGAGCAGCATTCCGCATGGGTGCAGAAAACAGGGAGACATTCAATGAGCCGATGGCTCCGGATATGAGCTATGGAGAACTGCTGGGGCATTCGCTTTATTTTTATACAAAGGATACGGGTAAACCCGTGGCGTTCCATCCGCCTGCTTTTGCAATGGATGTGCAAAAAGAAATTCCCCGGTACAGGAGTTTTAATGCAAAGGAGCATGGCTGTAAGCTCTGGTGGGTGGAGTATGGCGGAAGACTGGATACCGTACACGACACCGAACAGATCAAGTGGGAATTGTGGAAGGTGATCTATGGTGTGTGGGATTATATCAAAAATTCAGGGGAGTTTCCTGAAGCGGCTACCTATACGCTGGAATGGGTGGGAATGATCCCGGGTAAAAGGGAAAGCCGCCGGTTTGAAGGAGATTATATGTTATCTCAAACGGACCTGATCGAACAGCGGATACATCCCGATGCCGTTGCTTACGGAGGATGGTCGATAGACCTGCACCCGGCAGACGGCGTATTCAGTGAGCGCTCTCCCTGCAATCAATGGCACAGCAAAGGACTTTTTCAAATTCCGTATCGTTGTTTGTATAGCCGGAATATAAAGAACCTGTTTCTTGCAGGCCGTATCATCAGCGTCAGTCATGTGGCTTTTGGTGCTACCCGCGTAATGGCTACCAGTGCTTATACGGGTCAGGCGGTGGCCGTGGCAGCTGCGCTTTGTGCACGGCTGCAGAAAGAACCGCAGGAGCTGCTGGAAGCACCGCATATGGCAACCCTTCAAAAAGAACTGATGAAGACCGGTCAGTATATTCCGGGTAAAAAGTTGCGGGATGAGGAAGACCTGGCGCTCCGCAGCACTGTTACAGCGAGTTCTTCTATAAACTTCAGCGGGTTTGATCAGCGGGAGTTGATGTATAAGCCGCTTACAATATCTGCAGGACAGCTGATTCCTGTTACGTCAGGAACATTGCCGGCGTTCCGGTTGCCTGTAAGAGCAGACGCGCCAACAGAGCTTACCGTGGAGATTCGCTCCAGCAGCAGGCCCGGCGGGTTCACGCCGGACAAGATCCTGTTCCGGAAGCAGCTTTCATTGAGCGCGGGTGATACGGTAATTGAAATAAACTCCGGGTTGCAGCTGGATCGGCCGCAATACCTGTTTCTTTGTTTTATGAAAAATGAAGCGGTGGAGATCGCGTATTCCGCGCAACGGATAACAGGTTTTGTTTCGGTCTTTAACGGGGTCAACAAAGCGGTATCCAATAATGGGAAACAGCAGGCACCGGAAGGATCGGGAGTGGATACCTTCGAGTTCTGGTGCCCGCAGCGGCGGCCGGAGGGACAGAACCTGGCGCTTACCTTTTCGGACCCTGTATTTGTACCAGGCATAAGCGCGCTTACCAATGGCGTTGACCGGCCAACCGACCAGCCCAATGCCTGGATCGCAGATCCCGCGGATGCACATCCGTCTGTATCCCTTGACTGGAGCGTGCCGCAGCAGATCCGAAAGATCCACCTGGCGTTTGATACGGATTTTGATCACGCCATGGAATCGGTGCTGATGACCCATCCGGAGACCACGATGCCGTTCTGCGTGCAGCGCTACCAGGTGGAAGATGAAGGGGGAAATATTGTGTATCAAAAAGAGGCTAACTTTCAAACGCAGCATACGATTGTATTTGAACAACCGGTAACCACGAAGCGGCTGACGATCCGGATGGAACATCCCTCCGGGCAGGTTCCGGCGGCGTTGTTTTCTGTAAGATGTTATGCAGAATAA
- a CDS encoding glycoside hydrolase family 97 protein: MTQRSNISTGLKSGSLLYAAATFHVRRIALIALLQLLLLLPAPFTGQCSAQPLVLKSPSGAVSVQVIKNNQGAFYSVSKNGHTLIQPSLLGLDISGKPLLETASPLELVKTEDVKEAFQLLKNNNAQLRISYKKYKVRIGQSLIEFAIFDNGCAFRYQLPKGKVHITGEQTRFTLNGDERAWFFERTNDWKLKSYAGLWMQTRSDSLDKISPGGPVQGKPVVLQLADKSYLFITEAALQGYSGMRLRAERNAPSVDFTEQAEGFDVQGPYPSFTPWRVIGLAKDLNELVNHSMIESLNPPPDPGLYKEPDYIRPGRAVWSWITRDDRYLDPGFEKELISAAAELGFEYTLIDDGWEQKWINKWPVLKELIDFGKTKKVGVWVWKDSKFLRDSNYRDAFLDTLQQLGVAGIKIDFMNSEAKALIDFETAFLKAAAKRKLMVNFHGCQTSTGEYRTYPNELTREGIRGMELNIMNEPLPASHNAALPFTRLITGPGDYTPGLFSKKGPTTNAHQLALLYLMESPLQCIAENPLTLLNNPRFKPLLPLLRKLPVTWDERVVLPQSRIGELAIIAKRNGRDWYVVAVNGQEKEITRTLDLSFIRNRSDYKGTLINDQDNGFSARPVHAEQQGKITVTLQPSGGMVLCLEAKPGIKEGRNLKKHK, from the coding sequence GTGACGCAAAGAAGTAACATATCAACCGGTCTGAAAAGTGGCAGCTTGTTATACGCCGCCGCTACGTTTCATGTGCGCCGTATTGCTTTGATCGCCCTACTGCAGCTGCTCCTGTTGCTTCCGGCACCCTTTACCGGGCAATGTAGTGCACAACCATTGGTGCTCAAAAGTCCTTCAGGAGCTGTATCTGTTCAGGTAATTAAAAATAACCAGGGGGCCTTTTATTCGGTATCAAAAAATGGACACACGCTGATACAACCATCCCTCCTGGGCCTGGATATTTCCGGAAAGCCGTTACTGGAAACCGCCTCCCCATTGGAGCTGGTTAAAACCGAAGATGTAAAAGAAGCCTTTCAGCTGCTCAAAAATAATAATGCGCAGCTCCGGATATCCTATAAAAAATACAAGGTCCGTATTGGGCAATCCCTGATCGAATTTGCCATTTTTGATAATGGCTGTGCATTCCGGTATCAGTTACCAAAAGGAAAAGTACATATTACCGGGGAGCAAACCCGTTTCACGTTGAACGGGGATGAGCGTGCCTGGTTTTTTGAACGCACCAACGACTGGAAGCTGAAATCCTATGCCGGGTTGTGGATGCAGACCCGGTCAGACAGCCTGGATAAAATTTCCCCCGGCGGTCCGGTGCAGGGCAAGCCGGTAGTGCTGCAATTAGCGGATAAAAGTTATCTCTTTATTACCGAAGCGGCTTTACAGGGTTATAGCGGCATGCGGTTAAGGGCAGAGCGGAATGCCCCTTCCGTAGATTTTACAGAGCAGGCAGAAGGGTTCGATGTACAGGGGCCATACCCGTCCTTTACGCCCTGGCGGGTGATTGGCCTTGCAAAAGATCTGAATGAACTGGTGAATCATTCAATGATAGAGTCCCTGAATCCGCCACCCGATCCCGGATTGTATAAGGAACCGGATTACATCAGACCGGGCAGGGCCGTATGGAGCTGGATCACCAGGGACGACCGGTACCTGGACCCCGGATTTGAAAAAGAACTGATCTCCGCTGCTGCGGAACTGGGATTTGAATATACCCTGATCGATGACGGGTGGGAACAAAAATGGATAAATAAATGGCCAGTTTTAAAAGAACTGATCGATTTTGGAAAAACAAAGAAGGTTGGCGTGTGGGTATGGAAGGATTCCAAATTTTTAAGGGACAGCAATTACAGGGATGCATTCCTGGATACCCTGCAGCAACTGGGTGTGGCGGGCATCAAGATCGATTTTATGAACAGCGAGGCGAAGGCGCTTATTGATTTTGAAACCGCATTTTTAAAGGCGGCTGCAAAAAGAAAACTAATGGTGAACTTTCACGGATGCCAGACCTCAACGGGTGAATACCGCACGTATCCGAATGAATTAACAAGAGAAGGAATCCGCGGCATGGAGCTGAACATTATGAATGAACCCTTGCCGGCAAGTCATAATGCCGCATTGCCCTTTACCCGGCTGATAACCGGGCCGGGAGATTATACCCCGGGACTGTTCTCAAAGAAGGGGCCGACCACCAACGCGCATCAGTTGGCATTATTGTACCTGATGGAATCGCCGCTTCAGTGCATTGCAGAAAATCCGCTCACACTTTTAAACAACCCTCGTTTTAAACCCCTACTTCCGCTGTTGCGGAAACTGCCGGTTACCTGGGATGAACGGGTGGTTTTACCCCAAAGCCGGATCGGGGAGCTGGCCATTATCGCTAAAAGAAACGGCCGCGACTGGTATGTAGTGGCGGTGAACGGGCAGGAAAAAGAAATTACACGAACGCTGGATCTGTCGTTTATCAGAAATCGTTCGGATTACAAAGGCACGCTTATCAACGATCAGGACAATGGTTTTTCGGCCAGGCCCGTACATGCGGAACAGCAGGGTAAAATAACCGTTACACTGCAACCTTCCGGCGGGATGGTGCTTTGCCTGGAAGCAAAACCAGGAATAAAAGAAGGGAGGAACTTAAAGAAGCACAAATGA